A segment of the Phocoena sinus isolate mPhoSin1 chromosome 11, mPhoSin1.pri, whole genome shotgun sequence genome:
ATGGGTTTGAAAAGACTGAGAAACGCTGACTGATGCTTAAACAGATTTCTCAGCTATAGGGTTTCTGGGCTTATAGAGACCCTGCCCTAGAGATGAACAGGGCTGACTGAAGGTGCAGTGAAAAGCCAGCTAAGAAGGCAGCTGCCCCTGCCCTGTTCTCTCACCCCATGGCTGGTGTCAGGTGTTACCCGTGCTGTTCCTGTGAGGCCCGAGGGTGAGATTCTTCGATCGTTTGAACAGTCCTGGGCCTCAGAGCAGGTATGATACCCTTCGTGGTGGTATGGAAAAAATGGGAGCAAATGCCCACAGCTCAGCCAGGCCTCCCtgtaggtgtgtgtatgtgggacGGGAAGTTTAACCCTTTGGAGGTTTTGCCTCAATATACAAAACCATTGTCAGTCGTGATATTCAGAGACAGTTCTCTTAGTGGAGCACTGAGGGGACAAGTTTCTACCCATCTTTTCATGGAGATCTGAAAACCAGCAGGCGTGACTTCCAAACAGGAGCTTTAAGCAAGAGCAGATGTTCCCTATCTCCCCCATGCACGTGTGCCATGTGTCCTGAGAGGGGCATGCGGGGGTCCTGGTGTGCAGCCTGGGAACTGCGCTCACAAGCCTTCTGTGCCATATGTGCCCATGGTAAGGTGAAGTCCTTACCTTGCAGTACCAGGAATGTCGGGTCCTTAATGGGGATTTTCCCTGAGGCCTCTCGTCACAGATAACCTTTGCTGGTTATCTTTTGCTGCAGCAGTGCTTCATAACAAACAGCCCCAGAATTTCAGTGACCTACAATAAGAAGCACTTATTCAGCTCACGTGTCTCTGTGTTGCCTGGTCTTGGCTGGGTTTGACCGGTGGCTCTGATGATCTTGGCTGGACTCAATTACAAATCTGGGGGTCAGCTGAGCCAGACTGAGCACGGCTGGAGCAGCCGTGCTCCACACACAgatctcttctcctgggaccagGAAGTTAGGCTGAACACATTCTTCTCATGGCAACATCCTAAGTATAAAGAGGGCAAAGACAGTCACACAAGCGCTTTTCAAGCCTCTGATATGTTCTGTCTGCtaacatctcattggccaaagcaagttatgTGGCCAAGCCCAAAGTCCAGGTGCAGGGATGTATATTCCCCCATGGAagcagcaggggagggaggggagtgaaTATTTTTGAACAACGGTCTAGCCTACGTGTCTTCAAATGTGCCAGAGCGACGCAAGGATCCAAGTTGCCGTAGCAGAGCCCAGCGCAATGCCTGGCGCAGAGCGGGCGATCGGGGTGACTCAGACACACAGTGCAGacaccttttccttttccttctctcctcccgcAGGCCTCTGCTGGTCCTCCGGGTGCCTGCAGGGATGGGTAAAGCCCGCCAGGCCCGAGGTGCTTTCCAGGGGCCGTCGTCTCACTAGGGCCTCGCTGTGGCGCTAGGATGCACCTCTCGGCGGTGCTCAACGCCCTCCTGGTGTCGGTGCTGGCAGCCGTGTTGTGGAAGCACGTGAGGCTGCGCGAGCACACGGCCTCCCTGGAGGAGGCGCTGGCCCCTCGGCAGCCGAGCCCCGGAGCCCGCCCCCGCGATGCGGATCGACTACGCGAAGGCCCCTGCAGATCCTGACGGAGGGTGGCACGCACATGGTGTGCACCGGCTCGCACGCACACCGACCGCCTCTGCCGCTTCAAGTGGGCTCTGCTACTCCAGCGAGGCCGAGGAGTTCATCTTCTTCCACGGCAACGCCTCCGTGATGCTGCCCAGCCTGGCTCCCGGCGCTTCCAGCCGGCCCCTGCTCGACCTGTCCACCGTGGAGGACCACAACACCCAGTACTTCAACTTCGTGGAGCTGCCGGCCGCCGCCCTGCGCTTCATGCCCAAGCCGGCGTTCGTGCCTGACGTGGCCCTCATCGCCAACCGCTTCAACCCCGACAACCTCATGCACGTCTTCCACGACGACCTGCTGCCCCTCTTCTACACCCTGCGGCAGTTCCCCGGCCTGGCCCGCGAGGCCCGGCTCTTCTTCATGGAGGGCTGGGGCGAGGGCGCCCACTTTGACCTCTACAAGCTGCTCAGCCCCAAGCAGCCCCTCCTGCGGGCGCAGCTGAAGGCCCTGGGCCGGCTGCTCTGCTTCTCCCATGCCTTCGTGGGCCTCTCCAAGATCACCACCTGGTACCAGTACGGCTTCGTCCAGCCCCAGGGCCCGAAGGCCAACATCCTCGTCTCGGGCAACGAGATCCGGCAGTTTGCCAGGTTCCTGACGGAAAAGCTGAACGTGAGCCACGCAGGCAGCCCCCTGGGCGAGGAGTACCTCCTGGTCTTCACCCGCACCCACAACAGACTCATCCTGAATGAGGCAGAGCTGCTGCTGGCACTGGCCCAGGAGTTTCAGATGAAGACCGTGACGGTGTCCCTGGAGGACCACAGCTTCGCAGACGTGGTGCGGCTGGTCAGCAACGCCTCCATGCTAGTCAGCATGCACGGGGCCCAGCTGGTCACTGCCCTCTTCCTGCCCCGCGGGGCAGCCGTGGTGGAGCTCTTTCCCTACGCCGTCAACCCTGACCACTACACCCCCTATAAGACACTGGCCACGCTGCCCGGCATGGACCTCCAGTACGTAGCCTGGCGGAACACGTTGCCAGAGAACACGGTCACGCACCCAGAGCGGCCCTGGGACCAGGGGGGCATCACCCACCTAGACCGGGCCGAGCAGGCCCGGATCCTGCAAAGCCGGGAGGTCCCGCGGCACCTCTGTTGCCGGAACCCTGAGTGGCTCTTCCGAATCTACCAGGACACCAAGGTGGACATCCCGTCGCTCATCCAAACCATACGGCGCGTGGTGAAGGGCCGGCCGGGGCCGAGGAAGCAGAAGTGGACGGTCAGTTTGTACCCCGGCAAGGTGCGGGAGGCGCGGTGCCAGGCGTCAGTGCAGGGCGCCTCCGAGGCCCGCCTCACCGTCTCCTGGCAGATCCCGTGGAACCTCAAGTACctgaaggtgagggaggtgaagTACGAGGTGTGGCTCCAGGAGCAGGGGGAGAACACCTACGTGCCTTACGTCCTGGCCCTGCAGAACCACACCTTCACCGAGAACATCAAGCCCTTCACTACCTACCTGGTGTGGGTCCGCTGCATCTTCAACAAGACCCTCCAGGGACCCTTTGCAGACGTGCTGGTGTGTAACACGTAGCGAGCGGTCAGGCCATGCCTCGGGAGGGTGGATACTCAGGCTTGGTGTCCCTGGGCCCGCCAGCTCCCAGGGGTGGCTTCtgggaattatttatttattgagcaggCCTGTGCCTCGGGTCATCTATTGCTGCATCGGAGGTGTGGGGTTCTCAGCGCGCCTCTTTGCACAGGTGTGATGACACCTCCCCACCCGTTTCTCTCATCCTGAGCATCCATACCCTGGAGAAGGTCcttgaggggaggaggaagaggagagtaaGAATCCCAAAGAACCTGCTGGGCTAAGTGATCATGCTGTTTCCTACGCATCTTTCTGGTTGGTGTCGGGTTTCTGGAAACTGCTAGTAATTGTGGTCGTTTGGGTGGGTGGTACATCAGCTTCCGTCATCATGAAATTCACCTGTAGCCCCGTGAAGTGTGTGTTTGGAACATTGATTAAATGAGCATAAACGTCTCGGTCAAGTCTTTTATTGGACGGTGGGAAGGGGGGCTCGTAGTCAATACCTAGATGCCCTGTCAGCCAAGGAGATGTGGCAAAGGGGAAGGCATCGAGGCCTGGGAAGCAAGGCAGGCTGGCTGGATTTCATCCCGATGAGGGATGAGTATCCCATTTCCACCTGTGTGGGATGAAAGCCTGGAAGTAGGTGGGAGAGGGCTGCGGGGAGGAAGATCGGTGTCTGCCAGAGTCTGCTTAGGCTCCACTACACGTTCAGACACATGAGACTGTGGTACGCACGCCCGGCGTCGGATTCATTTAGAAGGACGTAACACAAGATGCTCAGAAAGCCAGCATGGCTGCATCAAGTGACTTCTTCCACAGGAGGAGTCCTCGCACCAGTCCAGGGGCCATCCTGTTACCCTCTTCCCCAAGTCATTGCTCAAGGGTAAGGAGATGGCACCCGCATTGGTAGTTGTGGGGGCCACTTTGGCTTAGAAGCCCCATAGGAGCCATCATCTTCAAAACAGCCCATAGACAAGCAAGTTCCCAGGGTCCCGCGAGGAACCTGCCTGGTTATAGGAGTTCTCGCACTCAGGGAAGCCTCGGCTCCGGTGTCCTACCAGATAGTTAATTCAGGCTCCTTCCAGTCCAGATCAGAGGTCCACCCGACACTGAACCTTTATCCGGCTTCCATGGCAACAGAGCTAGAAAATTAACTCACGATCAAATTCATcctcagagaaggagaaagaaagagttttAGCCTTTTCTTCACAGGCAGATGGTGATGCTGGTCTGACTCCTGCggagagaagaaaagggggcCTTGGGGAGGTGGCAGCTCGGGCTGTAGTTTGTTTATATGAGTGGTGCCAGACTGCTCGGGAGGCCCTGAGGCAAAGCTGTGCGTTAGATGAATATCCTGGTCACTGGCTGAGAGTTATTTATCTGTAGGGTGGGGATGATACAGCTGGGATTGTTGTAAGGCATTCAGGAAATCATCTGTGTAAACCTTTAGCACCATGCCGGATGTGTGCTATATTAGACATGACGGGTCCAGAATCCATACCCAAACCCTGGAGGGCAGATGTGAttccaaattctgaaattttcagAAGGTAATCTGGTGCCTATACCGTGTATTACGCAATATTCTCAACAGGGTCTGAGGTTACACCCAATAACCAAGCACACTGGGATGTCCACAGTGAACTGGGCATATTCATGCTGAGAGGGACATGAGCTTTGGCACCAAACatatgaaaaagcttttgattttcagAGCTTTGGGGGTGGTTGGAATTGCATCTAGAGGGTTGCGAATCATCATCCCCTCCTGCTTGGAAACGCCATCATTTTCCTTGGACTAGCCCTTTGGGGGTGACGTGCCGAGGTACAGGGTTAGGCCCGCGGTTCGGCCGGTGATGGCCTCGACAGGGCCCCTCGGCCTGCCTTCCTTAAGGCTGAGTCGTCTGCAGCTGAGCAGACCCCCACGACTCGCACACTGCGGGTGCATCGTGGCTCCTGGCCGGGCAGCCTCTCTAAGGTTGATGGGAACCTTCTGATTCACCATCCCCTGCTGTTTGCTTCCGTGGGCCATCATTCTCATTCCGGAGGTGATGGCTGGGGAGGCACGGGGC
Coding sequences within it:
- the POMGNT2 gene encoding LOW QUALITY PROTEIN: protein O-linked-mannose beta-1,4-N-acetylglucosaminyltransferase 2 (The sequence of the model RefSeq protein was modified relative to this genomic sequence to represent the inferred CDS: deleted 4 bases in 4 codons) is translated as MHLSAVLNALLVSVLAAVLWKHVRLREHTASLEEALALGSRAPEPAPAMRIDYAKALQILTEGGTHMVCTGRTHTDRLCRFKWLCYSSEAEEFIFFHGNASVMLPSLAPGASSRPLLDLSTVEDHNTQYFNFVELPAAALRFMPKPAFVPDVALIANRFNPDNLMHVFHDDLLPLFYTLRQFPGLAREARLFFMEGWGEGAHFDLYKLLSPKQPLLRAQLKALGRLLCFSHAFVGLSKITTWYQYGFVQPQGPKANILVSGNEIRQFARFLTEKLNVSHAGSPLGEEYLLVFTRTHNRLILNEAELLLALAQEFQMKTVTVSLEDHSFADVVRLVSNASMLVSMHGAQLVTALFLPRGAAVVELFPYAVNPDHYTPYKTLATLPGMDLQYVAWRNTLPENTVTHPERPWDQGGITHLDRAEQARILQSREVPRHLCCRNPEWLFRIYQDTKVDIPSLIQTIRRVVKGRPGPRKQKWTVSLYPGKVREARCQASVQGASEARLTVSWQIPWNLKYLKVREVKYEVWLQEQGENTYVPYVLALQNHTFTENIKPFTTYLVWVRCIFNKTLQGPFADVLVCNT